The genomic segment AGGTGCATTACCTATGATATTCGCTGCAAAATTGCAAGGCGTTGCCAAGCAAGCATCTGTGCATGCATTTCTTGCCCATGGTTTGTTGGTAAAGCCATTGTTTCAGAAAATGGTCGTGCAGTATGGTGCAGACATGTTATTGAGTAGCTCTCAGGATGGAGTCCTTTTACCTAGGAGTCAATCCCTTAACAAATCAAAGAAAGGGCTCGATTCACAGAATAGAGGTACATGTGATCGTAATTTGTAATTATGCCGGAATAGTAACTTCAGTATCATTGGCAATAGCTACACGTGTTGGTTTCAATGCATTATGAGCCCCACTTTCTTGGAGGTCCCCTCGATACAAAAATTTTGGACCTATATGTTTGTTCTTGATTTCTTGGATTCATCAAGTTGAACATTACAgttattcatattattatttgttgGGTGTGCAAAAAAAGTAATGCTCTTTTACCTGGTTGGCTATTTTAATGTagtcttcaattcccaaaatgaCTGCTATTTATCTTTTATTGCTGTTCAgttcttaatttgtttttaactTTTTGCAGTCCTAGACTTCTAATTCTAGTTTCTTGTCAGTATTTAGGATTATATATGTTGTCTTTGTTCAATTTTGCATGATAGCTAATTTCTTATTATGTAAACAGTAATTGCATTGGATCGTGCAAATGCCGAGGATGCCGCACTTCCAATCCCGAAGATTTTTTATCTTCACGAGGAAAAAGAGGATAGACATAGAAGTTTCAGTGTTGGTACTGACGATGTGATGACTGATTCCATTGACCACGGGAGCCAACCAAAATTTGTGGATGGAAAAGGTAAATGTAGCTTTCAAATATTTAGGTGTTCAGAGCATAATCATTAACTTTATTAGCTTCCAATTTTGTCAGTCTGCCTTGGTTAATAGTTCTTCTAAAAAGCTTGCGAATCCCATCAAAGTGGTTGCTATTGCAACTCGAGTATACCGGGCTTCCTTTAATCTTGTGTGCCATAAGCTGGAAAATAAATGCTCTCTCAACAGTTCAAGAATAGAACCATTGCTTCCACCGATGAATAACAAATTGAAACAAGGACAGGATGGAAGCAATATGAATCTTTCTTGTTAGATTTCTTGATGTTATTCGTATATTTTGTTTCCAATATTAGTGCTACTATTGATTTTTTATTGGTTATTTTGGCTTATGCAGATGCTTCAATAAAATTAGATGCCAATTCGAAAGCACTTTGCATGGAGGATCAGTTAAGACCACTAGGAATACTTGATACATGTAACTCTGATTCTATCGTATTTGATGGTATTAATCTTGAAGCTAATTTGCCACCAAAGAAGGTTCGTTTTTTGTTGATCGAGAACacaaaatctaatattttaagattccaaatatcttgattttatttgtaagatttaatttcttttatttagctaatttttgTATTACATTATCAGATGAGAGCAGCTATTTCTTCTATGGAGCCTGGTGACGCTCATAAGTTGCTTGAAGACTTGGTGAAATTGTGGCAATCAAGGTTTGCTTAAGTTTCCATTACTTGCATTCTCTGCCTTAACATTTTGTATACCAATAAATTATGCTCCTTGGACTTGAGTGTGAATGTCAGCCACATACCCATTTTTGACATTCACCTGTGTCCAGGTAACTTGGTGCTCGAGTGAGTTTTTGTTCTCAATTTAAAGCTCATTTCATTTTGTCTAACAATACTGCATTTCTTTTGGCATGAAAATAGCTACAAACATGATATGCTTgaaaattctttcttttattgttttctaCAGGTCATGTAGTGGAAAGTATGTTCTTCCGTGGATATATAGTTTATTGCTGACTCACGGTCATCTTATGTCTCAAGAATCCGTAACCCAGATGCTTAATTCCTTATTGAAGGTAAATTTTGTGGAAGGAAAAATTAGTACCCTTTGTTTCTACTAGCAAGCATTCTGTCATGACTGGGTTCCAGGACATCCCTGCCCTGTCACCCTATGCATCCGGATATGACCGTCACCCTACGTGCAATTTTACTTCAAACGTAGTGCCGCCTTTGGGGACCCATCAGCCTCTAAAGGATTTTTCCTACACGTGTGCGCCTCCTTTGGTTCAAACAAAGGTACTTGTGTTGCAAAAAGAACTGTCTTAATTGAGATATCCTTGTTCTGAACCAGAGAAGGCCCATCTGCAAGTTACAAATCCTTGAGGGGCCGGTAGGTGGTCAAAGAGGACAATGGTTTTTATTTAAGCACACTAAGGGGCGGAATTCATACCCCGGTGTGTAGTGCAACATGGAAGAGATATTTAGGAATCCAATCATTACACATTTGCCTTCCTGATTTCACTCTTCCTGAACAAAATTACCCTTTTGTCATTAAAGAAATGATATCAATAATGTAATTGTACTTAATATTCATGATGTCCCTTTTTCCCAGAATACCAAATCAAGAGGGTTGGCCCTTCAGCCTTTGCTACAATTATCTGGGCGGTTACAGCTAGTAACAACACAGGTTGGTAACCTAATGTCAcaacttaaattaaatatttattctgGTTGATTGTATTTCTTATGTTCTTGAAACAGATTGACAAGGCGGCTCAGAGCAGAAGTCAATACTCCACAAGTGATCACAAAATGGATGAAagtgaagatgatgatgatgatgatgatgatgatgatgatgatgatgatgatgacgatgTAGATGATGTTCtttatggggaagaagatgaatcCCAAATAAGTAGTGATGATGATAATTAACTGCCTTCAGTGCAAGAGGTAATACTAAAACCATGTTTTGTTATTAATCTACGGGAATGAATTTGATTGTTGATGATATTCTCATTTTGTGGTGGACAATTCTCTTAATCTCGAGTCAGGTCGCTTTAGGTTGTCAAGATTGCCACAAAGCTGCTAGTAAAAATTGACTTATTCAGTGGTTGAAAATCTGTTGGACCTAATAGGTAAAATTCGTGATTTGGGTAGTTGATACTTTTTAGTTTTCTGGTCAGTGTTCTGCTAGTAAAAATCGACTTATTCAGTGGTTGAAAATCTGTTGGACCTAATAGGTAAAACTCGTGATTGAGGTAGTTGATACTTTTTAGTTTTCTGGTCAGTGTTGCAAATCTAATCAAACTGGtttattttgttgaaaattttgtcTAATAGGAAAACTTGTGATTTAGGTTGTTGATACTTTTAGGCTTGTGGTCATTGTGGTCCAGTTTGGTATATGTTATAGTACTAGTGAAAACTGGTTGAACCAGTAAAAACCAGCTTTaagcatatttaaaaaaatttaaaaaccaacTAGTGGTTGGAAAACGTGGAATGACCTTTTTCCATAGGTATTTGGATCAAATTTGAATCCTAGGGTCGTCATTAACTCATTGTTGGGAGGGATTTAGTTGAATAACGAGGACTCTTGTGTTTATAGAAAAAGGTTTGAAAATTTGTATTTTTGGTAATGGGATCTCAACCTTTAATCCAATTAgctaattgtatacttttatcaagtATTTACTATTTACTACCTCTAGTATCGAATTTTTAAATAAACCATCTGATTCAATCGGTCAACTGGCCAGACCAGTGAAACTAATGATTCGGAAGTCTAACCAGTTTATCCTTTAGTCCAACCTTTTAAACCATTACAGTTCTTTGCCAGTGTATACCTTCTAggggttttcttttaattaataattaattgttattgtTGTGTATCCATTGCAGATCCAAAGTTGGAGAATTGTGTGTTTTCAACCAAAAGGGGGGCATTGTCCAAATTGTTTTGTGCTGCTGCCTACTCTTAAGATGTTTACATGGTCTAGTTTTTCATAGTTGTCCACAATTTTGTCCCTCCCATTTGTTTACCATGTTACCCGCGCTTGGGGTGAGTTATGGATACCGAtgcaggtttttttttttttttaagctttTGAAAGATGTTACTTTAAACTTGGATACCCAATTTGAGTTCGAATCTATATGTTTAAATCCTGAATCTTGATTCCATAAAAAGTTAgatatattattgaaatatttgtTGAATATGAGTATGACGTGAATTAAACTTCTAGCAATACGAAACGAAAGTTCTTAATTTAGGACATCATATGAGGATTGAAATATCGAATTAAGTGCTGGCTAACTGTattattacttttcttttttaaaataaggATATGAGAACATAATTATTACTTTGCTGCAAAGCAATGGCTAGAAACACATGGAACAGGTTACTGTCATGGACCGCATGACTTTCTCCACAAATTCGAGTGGCCTTGGTTATGAAtgtgaaaatagaaaaattatttaaaagtttttatttaagttattaggtTGTTAAatcttttttaaagttttaagtgaCTATTCAAGGATCAGTTTTAAGTGACTATTTGAGGGCCAATACGTTAGATTAGTATCTATTAATAAAtagaaaaacatattttatatcCAAATTGGTAAGAActgtttaaattttagttaatgaaTTCGTAACATCGAAAACTGTTtcgtaaaaagaaaatttgaacgTAAAAAAGAGAAAGTCTAGTGAACAGAGAGTCATATaacattaattttaataatttacaattttgaatgaaaattgttgaataatttaatgatcaaattgtaatttttttaattaaataactaaaacgaAAGCTTATGATTAAAGTTGATTGTAATGCAACTCTCAATTGCTTGTTAATACGAATGCCATATAGGTGGTTAAGGATTTATCCATCCGGTCCGATAAATTTGGTTTCAGCCGGACAAATATAATTAAATCCAAGCTGGAAAACAATCAATATAATAagaaccttttttttaaataactttcGAATAAATAGCATATCAACTAACAAGTAGTTCAAAAACCTGTTGATTCATGATGTTCTAGTGAAGTAACTTTAGAGAGAAAAAAACTCTATTCTCTGACCAGAAAAATTGTGCATTGGCTAATGCTTGAACAGGTTAACTGTTTTCTTGTGAAGCCGGTTTAATTCGTCGGTAAACTGCTTGAAAAGTCTGCCCGCCATTCCGAGCTACCTTTTGTCCTTCTTCAGTCGCAGTACTCAACAGTTTTACAACAGGATCAGCATCGAGCTCCGTCTCTGAGAGGGGTTCGAACATCAGATGATTTTGCAAACAAGATTTCATCCATTCTCCAAGTTCTTCCACATCTGTAATTGTGTATATAATCCCACCAACTTTAAGAACATAAGCATACTCATCTAACAAGTGAGGACTGATTACCCTACGTCGATGGTTTTTCTCTTTGAAGTGCGGATCTGGGAACAAGAAAAACATCTTCGACAGCTGCCCTTTCTCGAAGTAATTCGGGATGTATTTCATTGAATTAGTTCGAACAACGGAAACATTCTGGTATTGACCGGGATTTGCCACCCTTAAACCTAAAATCCTTTCCTTCACATACTCGGTAACTTTATCCCTAAGCTCCATCCCAATCATTAGTGTTTCAGGGAAAAGAGTTGAAAGACTAATTAGAAGCCCACCAAAACCACAACCAATATCCGCAAACTCAATCTTTTTGGAACCATCAGAACGATCGGATGAGGGGAATAATTGAGGGTAATGAAGTGAGT from the Gossypium hirsutum isolate 1008001.06 chromosome D09, Gossypium_hirsutum_v2.1, whole genome shotgun sequence genome contains:
- the LOC107891848 gene encoding tRNA (guanine-N(7)-)-methyltransferase, whose protein sequence is MLQNKANPTINKSTGLPRKRFYRARAHSNPLSDSHFPVPLSPSHVDYSLHYPQLFPSSDRSDGSKKIEFADIGCGFGGLLISLSTLFPETLMIGMELRDKVTEYVKERILGLRVANPGQYQNVSVVRTNSMKYIPNYFEKGQLSKMFFLFPDPHFKEKNHRRRVISPHLLDEYAYVLKVGGIIYTITDVEELGEWMKSCLQNHLMFEPLSETELDADPVVKLLSTATEEGQKVARNGGQTFQAVYRRIKPASQENS
- the LOC107891849 gene encoding WD repeat-containing protein 43, yielding MGSLNIRDVLTAFSPSLDYFAISSGDGRIKIWDTLKGQIQTEFADIVSSEATNIYAKAERGHLSIDYKCMKWLSFDKKKKRKLGSSLLILGTGSGDVLALDVSAGQLKWKVSDCHPGGVSAIAFATNGSCIYSSGADGMICKIDSLTGNLLGKFRASTKSISCMAVSCDGKTLVTAAGQLKSFHCSNHKKIQKFTGHPGSVRCMIFTEDGKFILSSAAAERYIAVWRTDGGKKQSASCVLAMEHPAVFVDSKCVNGDIYVLAISETGVCYFWYGQDVEALCNAKPTKLSISLEDGLSKPHKGALPMIFAAKLQGVAKQASVHAFLAHGLLVKPLFQKMVVQYGADMLLSSSQDGVLLPRSQSLNKSKKGLDSQNRVIALDRANAEDAALPIPKIFYLHEEKEDRHRSFSVGTDDVMTDSIDHGSQPKFVDGKDASIKLDANSKALCMEDQLRPLGILDTCNSDSIVFDGINLEANLPPKKMRAAISSMEPGDAHKLLEDLVKLWQSRSCSGKYVLPWIYSLLLTHGHLMSQESVTQMLNSLLKNTKSRGLALQPLLQLSGRLQLVTTQIDKAAQSRSQYSTSDHKMDESEDDDDDDDDDDDDDDDDDVDDVLYGEEDESQISSDDDN